From Nymphalis io chromosome 12, ilAglIoxx1.1, whole genome shotgun sequence, a single genomic window includes:
- the LOC126772278 gene encoding ashwin-like: MAVPCDMLLHPELLSNEQLIQVIQERHLRINNLQIKARDELLDLFHQFCVPYGQRKYRDSGRGKILNEVRMSNAESAKNLDLINNNYINNRKKTYSNSERLKPPSDLLSGQMKRIKLDCNNIAFNNSNYYKRKMSIDGVSSSIDSPPIKKERKAITWP, encoded by the exons atggcTGTACCCTGTGATATGTTGTTACATCCAGAATTATTGTCAAATGAGCAGTTAATACAAGTTATTCAAGAG AGACATttacgaataaataatttacaaataaaagcaAGAGATGAACTTTTAGATCTATTTCATCAATTTTGTGTTCCGTATGGGCAAAGAAAATATCGAGATTCTGGTCGAGGTAAAATTTTGAACGAAGTCCGTATGTCGAACGCAGAGTCAGCCAAGAATTTggatttaatcaataataattatattaataacagaaAGAAAACATATTCAAATAGTGAAAGATTAAAACCTCCATCTGATTTGCTGTCCGGTCAGATGAAAAGGATTAAGCTAGATTGCAATAATATCGCTTTTAATAATAGCAATTACTACAAGAGGAAGATGTCGATTGATGGT gtAAGCTCTTCCATAGACAGTCCAccaattaaaaaagaaagaaaagcaATAACATGGCCATAA